In the genome of Kwoniella shandongensis chromosome 6, complete sequence, one region contains:
- a CDS encoding nucleolar protein 16, with amino-acid sequence MANPRQRNKAKSHKNRKPGVNSRKRLRQKEKKAPVLVGPDVLQQGWDKKKTVFQNYAALGLLPSIPIPKGPSSSRSQRVKLPQVPAEGSLDGVKVGFGRIIRDEEGNVVDIVIDEEEQEEKADEEMADEEEYEPEVVQGKTEVVRKLEEIAATGAPVERHTSTSERTWLQHLVDKYDDDTESMAKDHKLNVWQKTEGEIKRMIKKAGGVAKLKK; translated from the exons ATGGCGAACCCAAGACAGAGGAACAAGGCAAAGTCGCACAAGAACCGTAAACCGGGAGTGAACTCGCGGAAGCGATTGAGgcaaaaggagaagaaagcgccCGTGTTGGTGGGACCAGACGTGTTGCAGCAAGGATGGgataagaagaagacggtTTTCCAAAA CTACGCCGCTCTCGGTCTTCTCCCCTCCATCCCTATCCCCAAGGGCCCTTCGTCCTCCCGATCACAGCGAGTTAAGCTCCCCCAAGTACCTGCTGAGGGCTCACTCGACGGCGTCAAAGTTGGTTTCGGTCGGATTatccgagatgaggaagggaacGTTGTGGATATCGTgatcgatgaagaggagcaggaggagaaggcagatgaggagatggcagatgaagaggagtaCGAGCCAGAGGTGGTCCAAGGGAAGACTGAAGTTGTTCGAA AACTCGAGGAGATTGCGGCAACGGGCGCACCCGTCGAAAGACATACATCCACATCCGAGAGAACATGGTTACaacatctcgtcgacaagTACGACGATGACACCGAGTCCATGGCGAAGGACCACAAGTTGAACGTCTGGCAAAAGACAGAAGgggagatcaagaggatgATCAAAAAGGCAGGAGGTGTGGCAAAGTTGAAGAAGTAA